CTGTAATTGGTGCAGGAGTTGGCAACTGGGTATATAGCGGATGCCTTTGGGAAAGCGAGAGAATAAGTCTAAGGCGTGGAAGGGGAACAGGTGAAGATAACGATGGGGAATCAGGATTAATTGAGTGCAGGTTTCGGGGATGTGGGCGAGGAGATCGTTAATATGCAGAATTTCAGCTAGTTGTTTGAGGCGAGAGGAGAGAAAGGTTTCCCAGTCTTGTTGGTGTTGTTCTTTTTCGGTGTCAGTGTTGGCAAGTCTGAAGCGGTTGTAAACGTCGATATAGTCATTTTCCCAGGTTCCTAGGTTGGTTAAGTCTTCATTGGTGGATGTCCAAATGAACAGAGGATTGTCAGCCGTAATAATCACCGCACGGAAACAGTCAGGGAAAATATACCATTCAATAATTGCCGTGTTTTTATCAATCAGTGTAGAGAGTTGGTCAAACTTGAGGGGTTTATAGGGATAAAGTTCGTTGTAACGCTAGGCATGATAGGCGTTATCCAATTGTTGGGCATCTCGGTAAGCCCGTCCTAGGTTAAATTGGGTTCCAGCATGGTCTAGGGGAAATGCCTCACGGGTTCTGATTTCAAGGGCGGCTTGAAAGGAAGTGATCACATTTTCTATATTCTCTGCCCTCTCTCCCCGGATTCGGTCGAGGTAGACAGTACCCAGATTATTTTGCGTCATTGCCCAGTCGCTAGGAAAGGCTTCACGGGTTCTGACTTGAAGGGCGGCTTGATAGGAAGCGATCGCGCTTTCTATATTCTCTGCTGCTTCTCCCCGTATTCGGTTAGAGTAGGCAATCCCCAAATTATTTTGCGTCATTGCCCAATTGCTGGGAAAGGCTTCACGAGTGTGAACTTCCAGAGCGCCTTGATAGGAGGCGATTGCGCTTTCTATATTTTCTGCTGTTTCTCCCCGAATTCGGTCAGAGTAGGCAAGACCCAGATTATTTTGCGTCATTGCCCAATCTTTGGGAAAAGCCTTACTGGTGTGGACTTGCAGGGCAGCTTCAAAGGAAAAGATCGCTCTTTCTATATTTTCTGCCCTCTCTCCCCGAATGCGATTTTTGTAGGCATTCCCCAGATTATTTTGCGTCTCTGCCCAATCTTTGGGACAAGCCTCACGGGTGCGGACTTCTAGGGCGGCTTGATAGGATGCGATCGCTCTTTCTATATTCTCTGCTGCTTCTCCCCGTATTCTGTCAGAGTAGGCAATCCCCAAATTATTTTGCGTCATTGCCCATTGGCGGGGAAAAGCCTTACGAGTGCGGAATTCTATGGCAGCTTGATAAGAGGCGATCGCTAATTCTATATTCTCTGCCTTATCTCCCCGGATTCTGTCTTTGTAGGCATTCCCCAAATTATTTTGTATCTCTGCCCAATCTGTATGAAACGCCTCATAGGTGTAAACTTCTAGGGCGGCTTGATAGAAGGCAATGGCACTTTCTATATTCTCTGCTGCTTCTCCTTCAATTCGTTTACAGTAGGCAGCACCCAGATTATTTTGCGTATCCGCCCAATAGTTGGGAAACGCTTCACGGGTGTAAACTTCCAGGGCAGCTTGATAGGAGGCGATTGCTATTTCTATATTCTCTGCTGCTTCTCCTTTGATTCGTTTCCAGTAGGCATTCCCCAAATTATTTTGCGTCATTGCCCAATCACTAGGAAAGGCTTGACGGGTGCGAACTTTAAGGGCGGCTTTATAGAAGGCAATGGCACGTTCTATATTCTCATCCCTCTCTCCCCGGATTCTGTCCCTGTAAGCATTCCCCAGATTATTTTGAAGAATTGCCCAAGTTTCTGAGTCATTATCACAACTAAAGATAGCCAGCGCCACTTCATAACCCGTAATCGCGATTTCCAGATGATTTGCCTGACTTTCTAAAGGAAACTGCCCAATCAGATTACTGAATTCACCAATAGTTAAAGCAATAGCTTGGGCTTGTTCGGCTTCCACCTCTGCCAGTTTTGCCGTTCCCCAGTCATACAATATCCGGGCAAAGTTATCATCCAATAGATGCAAGTTTTCCTGGAGGAGGGGATAGACAACTTGCGGATTACCTCTACTATCTGACGTTGCTTGTAATACTTGGATCAGGAAGTCGAGTTGAGCTTGAGGAGTTGCCGTTGAGGCAGATAATCCCAAGAATTCCCCTAACTGATTCGCCATTCTAGTTAAAAGCTGCGCCGCATTTTCATCCCCTCTCTCTGCTAACGTTTCCGCCACCTGTGTCATGGTTGCCACTAACCCCGCATCCACTAACTCGGCGTTATCCTGTAATATCTGCCCTTCCTCACCACTGGGACAGTTTAATAGGGCATTAATCAGCGTTAGATAGGCTTGTTGGCGTTGTTCATCCATGGGGGAATTGAGAGAGGAGGTGCTAACTATGGTATCGCAAAAGACAGAGGGGAAACCTCTCTCCAAACCTCTCTCCTGCAAGGAGAGAGGCTTTGAATTCTTGCCCGTGTGGGCTAAGGACGCTCTGAGCCTCGACTAAGGACACTCTGAGCCTCGACTAAGGACACTCTGAGCCTCGACTAAGGACACTCTGAGCCTCGACTAAGGACACTCTGAGCCTCGCCGAGGACGCTTTGAGCCTCGAACTCGACTCAGGACGACAGATACAGATGCGATCGCACTATACAGGGTGCGTTACATTTCATTAACGCACCCGACAAGATCTGCGATCGCACTTTTGGATAATGCTGTGTGGATTTCTCGTGCTGTTGGAATTTAGGTGCAATTTTATGATGATGGCGAGCATTCTTGTAGGGTGAGCATCTTGCTCGCTACTCATACCCAATTTAAATGTATGACAGCTTATGGAGTGGCATTTAAAACAGAGTGGGGACACTTTTATTAACACGCGATCGCACGACACCCCCCTGAATTTACTGGGACAGATTTAGCTACAATACCATTACAAAAATCCCTAATGTAACATTCTCTTATCAACATGACATCCTTACCACAGAAGCGCCAACCAAGACGGGGACGAATATTCCCAAAATATACCATTCCGCCAGAAGAATTAGCCAGACGCAGAGCGAAACGCATTGAACTGGGCAAGCGTTGCCGAGTTATTTTTGAACGACTTCGCCCGGAACTGATTGAACAATACTACAATTGGTTCATTGCCATAGAACCCGATAGCGGCGACTATTTAATTGACCCAAAACTAGAAGGAGTGATTCAAAAAGGACAAGAACGTTATGTCAATACTGATGTTAAGCTAACAATCTTTCGACTGAATGAAACCGGAACCTGCGGCACGATATGATTGTAGGCAGGTTTGGTGAAAATGGGGAGTTGTTCTTTGAGATTAAACTGATAGCCGCAAATGGCGAATGTTTTGCCGTTGAAGCACTTCTAGATACGGGTTTTACCACAGGTTGGCTAGCGCTTAACGCTCAGGATATCGAGGCGTTACAGTGGTCTGCGATCGCCTATGAAATCGACATGACAACGGCGCGAGGTAATGAGCTTTTTGACCTCTATGCAGGAACGGTAATGATCGATAACCAAGAGTTTACCATTCCCGTTCACGTTGGAGAAGGACTCCCTGATATTTTAATCGGTTCTCAGTGGTTAGATAGTATCGAACTAATCGTAAAGAAACGAAAGGGTATTTTGACATTAGAAGTTCTGGAAAGGGAGTAAAATAATAACAATCAAACTTCAACCAAATTCCCTACCACGCGATCGCGCCCTTCTACCTTAGCTTTATACAGCGCTTGATCTGCCTCCGCAATTAGCCGATCTGGAGTCGTTTTTGGCGGCGGAATTACTCCAGCTACACCACAACTTAAGGTGACAAATTTACTCACCCCAGACCCCTCATGCACAATCGCCCGCGACTTCAGTTTCGAGCGAATCGATTCTGCTACCTGCATGGCACCTCTGAGGGATGTATTCGGTAAAATCACCACAAACTCCTCACCCCCATACCGAGCTACCACATCCGCTGGACGCTTTGCCGCTTTACGCAAAATATCAGCAACTTGTTTAAGACACTCATCTCCCGCTTGATGCCCATACGTGTCGTTATATGCCTTAAAAAAATCAATATCACACAAAATTAACGACAAAGGTGCTTGCTCCCGCGCCAATCGTTTCCACTCCTGCTGCAACGCCTGATCAAAAGCCCGACGATTGGCAATCTGAGTCAACCCATCCAAATCAACCAACCGTTGCAACTCCTGATTCATTTCCTCTAACTTCGCCTTCAGCACCCGTTCTTGCTCAATTTTGCGGTGTAACTCCGCCATCACCCAATGGGTATGCAGTAACCGCCGCACTCGTTGCCGCAGCACCGCCCAATGAATCGGTTTCGTGATATAATCCGTAGCGCCTGCTTCAAAAGCGCGGTCTACGGATTCCTGATTATTAAGTCCCGTAATCATCAACACAGGTGGACATTTCTGACCAAATCGTTCCTGTAACTGAGCGCAACAGGTAAACCCATCCATCACAGGCATCATCGCATCCAACAAAATAATATCGGGTAACTGTTCGGTGCAAAACGCCAGACATTGATGCCCATCCCCCACTTCTGACACCCGATATCCCTCCTGTTCCATCGCCCGACGCAGCACCAGGCGTAGGGTCTTTTCATCATCCACAATCAAAATCAGGGGCGGGTCACGGTGAAAGTCAGGCTCATTCATCATAGTTTCCTCGGATGCTCTTGTTGCAACGCAGTGACAACTCGCTCATACTCTGCATCAAACTGGGAAATCAGGGTAGAAGCTGGCTCTAGGTTTCCCGTGCGACCCAACGCTTCTAAATCAGCACACAGTTTCGCCAAACCCGTTGCACCAATCGTTAGACTCGATGATTTCAATGCATGGGCAGATTGGTGCAAAGCATTAGCATCATCATGAGCGATCGCACTCCGAATTGCTTGTACCCTAGGTGGGGAGTCTTCCAGATAACTGTCAATCACTTCCGCGATTAACCCCTCATAATCATCTCCGGCAATTTCTCTTAAATCTTTCAGCACTTGCCGATCCAAAGCAGGGGTGACACTGGAGTCTGAGGTTATTTCTGGCACAGATACGTCCTCATCTGAATGATCCCTTATACTATCTCTGCCTTCTTGATCCAGCACTTGAGCATAAGTGGTTAAGGCTTGCACCAAGGCTTCCGGTCGAATCGGTTTACTGATATAGTCATTCATACCCACTTGCAAACATTGTTCTCGGTCTCCCTGCATCGCATGAGCAGTCATGGCAATAATCCAGGGTTGGCAAGCTGACGACCATTCAGCCCGGATGCGGCGAGTTGCCTCCAATCCGTCCATTTCTGGCATCTGCACATCCATGAAAACAACCTGATAGGACTTACGACGCAGGGATTCCAGCGCCTCTTGTCCATTGTTCGCCACATCGGCGCGATATCCTAAGCGCTGCAACATCTGGCGAGCCACCTTTTGATTGACCGCCACATCTTCGACCAGCAGAATGCTTAAGGGTAGCCTCTGGGCAAACTCAGCCTCCAGGGTTCCCGATAAGCGATCGCCTGGACGCACCGAAATCCGCCTACGTCCTAAAATTGTCACAAAAATATTATAAAGCTGGGATTGCTTAATCGGCTTGGTCAGAAATGCCGCAAAGTTGGGCATATCATCGGGTTGATATGGGGTTTGCCGACCCACAGAACTGAGCATGACCAAGGGGAGTTGTTCATTATTCGGTAACGCCTGGATTTGTAACGCTAAGGTCAAACCATCCATTTCTGGCATTTGCCAATCCAAAACCGCCAGATCAAAGGGTTCTGAGTCGGCTAACCAGTTTAGCGCTTGCTCTCCTGATGCGGCTGTTGTCACCTCCATTCCCCATGACTGCGCCTGTAGGGTGATAATCTGCCGATTCGTCGCATTATCATCCACTACCAGTAACCGTTTTCCTCGTAACTCCGGTTGGGGTGTATCCAACTCCGCCGTGACCGAATTGGGGTCTGATTTCACTACAATCGTGAAATAAAACGTCGAACCTTTCCCTACCTCACTTTCTGCCCACAAGCGCCCGCCCATCCGTTCACTCAAGCGCTTACTAATCGCTAAACCCAAACCTGTCCCCCCATAATTGCGGGTCATCGACGCATCCACCTGAGAGAATGGTTTAAACAACCGATTCATGCGATCGCGGGGAATGCCAATTCCTGTATCTCTGACCGTAAATTGCAGTTCGTAGGTTTGTTCGGCTTCCAGATGTTCCACCGGAACAGCTCCCCCAGCTCCCTCTGCTCCCCCAGCTCCCCCAGCTCCCTCTGCTCCCTCTGCTCCCTCTGCTCCCTCTGCTCCCTCTGCTCCCTCTGCTCCCCCAGCTTCCCCAGACAACGCTCGACTGATCACCGATACCACCACTTCCCCCCGTTCCGTAAACTTCACCGCATTACTCAGCAAATTCACCAGAATCTGTCGCAGGCGGGTAATATCACCCACCACGGTGGCTGGGGTTTGGGGTTGACCCTGAGCGAAGCCGAAGGGTTCAATTAAATAAGCGAGTTCCAATCCCTTAGCCGTCGCTTGAGAGGCAACTAAATCTAAAGCTTCCTCAATACAAACATGCACATCAAAGGGGTGTTCCTCTAACTCCAATTTGCCGGATTCTATTTTCGAGAAGTCCAGAATATCATTAATAATCGTCAGTAAAGCTTCACCACTGCTACTAATCGTATTAGCAAAGTCTTGCTGTTGGGACGTCAACTCAGTATCCAACAACAATCCAGCCATACCAATTACCGCATTCATCGGCGTGCGGATTTCATGGCTCATCATTGCCAGAAACTCACTTTTTGCCCGATTAGCGACTTCGGCTTCCCGTTTCGCTTTATGTAAGGCGAGGTTCTTCAGCGTCAATTCTTCCCGCCGTTGCTTTTCCTGTTCTAAGAGTTGAGCTTGAGCTAACGCAATCCCAACTTGCGCCGCCACCGCTTCTAACAGTTCAATTTCATCGTCACTCCACTGACGGAAGCGATCGCATTGATGCAGGCAAATAATACCATTGGTCTGCTCCTGATACGAAGTCCGCACCGAAAGCATGGATTTAAGATCCATCTGACGACAAAGTTGATTCGCCCCCTCTAATTGTGGATCAATATAAACATTCTCGGAACTCACAGCTTGGTCTTGCGCCAGCACCG
The nucleotide sequence above comes from Coleofasciculus chthonoplastes PCC 7420. Encoded proteins:
- a CDS encoding tetratricopeptide repeat protein — its product is MDEQRQQAYLTLINALLNCPSGEEGQILQDNAELVDAGLVATMTQVAETLAERGDENAAQLLTRMANQLGEFLGLSASTATPQAQLDFLIQVLQATSDSRGNPQVVYPLLQENLHLLDDNFARILYDWGTAKLAEVEAEQAQAIALTIGEFSNLIGQFPLESQANHLEIAITGYEVALAIFSCDNDSETWAILQNNLGNAYRDRIRGERDENIERAIAFYKAALKVRTRQAFPSDWAMTQNNLGNAYWKRIKGEAAENIEIAIASYQAALEVYTREAFPNYWADTQNNLGAAYCKRIEGEAAENIESAIAFYQAALEVYTYEAFHTDWAEIQNNLGNAYKDRIRGDKAENIELAIASYQAAIEFRTRKAFPRQWAMTQNNLGIAYSDRIRGEAAENIERAIASYQAALEVRTREACPKDWAETQNNLGNAYKNRIRGERAENIERAIFSFEAALQVHTSKAFPKDWAMTQNNLGLAYSDRIRGETAENIESAIASYQGALEVHTREAFPSNWAMTQNNLGIAYSNRIRGEAAENIESAIASYQAALQVRTREAFPSDWAMTQNNLGTVYLDRIRGERAENIENVITSFQAALEIRTREAFPLDHAGTQFNLGRAYRDAQQLDNAYHA
- a CDS encoding aspartyl protease; translated protein: MIVGRFGENGELFFEIKLIAANGECFAVEALLDTGFTTGWLALNAQDIEALQWSAIAYEIDMTTARGNELFDLYAGTVMIDNQEFTIPVHVGEGLPDILIGSQWLDSIELIVKKRKGILTLEVLERE
- a CDS encoding response regulator, yielding MNEPDFHRDPPLILIVDDEKTLRLVLRRAMEQEGYRVSEVGDGHQCLAFCTEQLPDIILLDAMMPVMDGFTCCAQLQERFGQKCPPVLMITGLNNQESVDRAFEAGATDYITKPIHWAVLRQRVRRLLHTHWVMAELHRKIEQERVLKAKLEEMNQELQRLVDLDGLTQIANRRAFDQALQQEWKRLAREQAPLSLILCDIDFFKAYNDTYGHQAGDECLKQVADILRKAAKRPADVVARYGGEEFVVILPNTSLRGAMQVAESIRSKLKSRAIVHEGSGVSKFVTLSCGVAGVIPPPKTTPDRLIAEADQALYKAKVEGRDRVVGNLVEV